One segment of Acropora muricata isolate sample 2 chromosome 8, ASM3666990v1, whole genome shotgun sequence DNA contains the following:
- the LOC136926215 gene encoding transmembrane protein 39A-like, protein MFDTLLWPFILCLVASSSIVDNIFFWLYRLMPGGRKLANLKANCQSSSIRSLQNAVRGYRNGSSSSNSGTHAISSLLTIRPLYHYPHPNLPVFTTMAFEALFLSYLLCALVLQHVNIYKMNVHMVDFYLVWFIAIFLSRRVVWHILRQVLSSEMLYTVKYFIILCTKGTLLILLVSGFAWLSWKLIQQNSIQNCLFLCYPLVMYIFTFGFTLDPQGSKVMLKLSPHQELGPLSQLQLLRTSLLDKGVMVNGNANGELPEPQPCSLPPDAVRYEAECLRTDFNLRIKQVLFQSLLCAYYVGFIPMKFSEQHYVYYDLWWACQHTLFVWLSSLLMLMMFMLPLNYCDALHQCALHLGGWERYPCGHRDTPHVWSALTVWPHGVLVRHGKLLYRALGIHNVAIPGDSHHGRFFFMFESPLRLINWMATVLLLLVLYQLFIVTRSHSWHQLLSVSGLLIFNYLTIYRVFRDRWALQAVIRERTGT, encoded by the exons ATGTTTGATACGCTTCTGTGGCCGTTCATCCTCTGCCTTGTTGCTAGTTCTTCCATTGTGGATAACATTTTCTTCTGGCTTTACCGTTTAATGCCGGGAGGTAGAAAATTAGCCAACCTCAAGGCCAATTGCCAGTCGTCCAGTATTCGAAGTCTTCAGAACGCCGTTCGCGGATACAG GAACGGGTCTTCCTCGTCCAACAGTGGAACACACGCGATTTCTTCGCTCTTGACAATACGTCCCTTATACCATTACCCACATCCAAATCTACCTGTATTTACAACCATGGCTTTTGAAGCCCTTTTTTTGTCGTATCTACTTTGTGCTCTCGTTCTTCAACATGTCAATATCTACAAGATG AATGTTCACATGGTTGACTTTTATCTGGTATGGTTTATTGCCATCTTCCTGAGCCGAAGAGTGGTTTGGCACATATTACGACAG GTGCTGTCATCAGAAATGCTGTACACAGTGAAGTATTTTATCATTCTCTGTACCAAGGGTACTCTGCTAATTCTCCTTGTATCAGGATTTGCATGGTTGTCCTGGAAACTTATTCAGCAAAACAGCATTCAGAATTGTCTTTTTCTCTGTTATCC GTTAGTCATGTACATATTCACGTTCGGTTTTACCTTGGATCCACAAGGAAGTAAAGTTATGTTGAAATTAAGCCCTCATCAAGAACTAGGTCCATTGTCACAACTCCAGTTGTTAAGAACAAGTTTGCTGGACAAAGGAGTCATGGTAAATGGAAATGCTAATGGTGAACTCCCCGAGCCGCAGCCGTGTTCATTGCCGCCAGACGCTGTACGATACGAGGCGGAATGCCTCCGGACAGATTTTAATCTTCGAATTAAACAAGTTCTCTTTCAGTCTCTTCTATGTGCTTATTATGTTGGTTTCATTCCAATGAAGTTTTCAGAG CAACATTACGTGTACTACGATCTATGGTGGGCATGTCAGCACACGTTGTTTGTATGGTTGAGTTCACTGTTAATGCTCATGATGTTTATGTTACCACTTAATTACTGCGACGCACTACACCAGTGTGCACTGCATCTTGGGGGATGGGAGAGATATCCCTGCGGGCACCGCGACACTCCGCATGT aTGGTCAGCGTTAACAGTATGGCCTCATGGAGTACTAGTGCGACACGGTAAACTTCTTTATCGAGCACTTGGTATCCACAATGTAGCAATACCAGGAGACTCACACCATGGGAGATTTTTT TTCATGTTTGAGTCTCCATTGCGTCTTATCAATTGGATGGCTACTGTACTTTTACTCCTCGTCTTATATCAGCTCTTCATTGTCACGAGGTCCCATTCCTGGCACCAGCTCCTCTCGGTCTCAGGTCTTCTCATATTTAACTACCTGACCATCTATAGGGTCTTCCGTGATCGTTGGGCACTCCAGGCGGTGATACGAGAGAGAACAGGAACGTGA